A section of the Scylla paramamosain isolate STU-SP2022 chromosome 33, ASM3559412v1, whole genome shotgun sequence genome encodes:
- the LOC135089457 gene encoding citron Rho-interacting kinase-like: MEEANVEPIIKRIRQLRSLVCSAGLEAGQHGVLAGQEGLLDALLVLYEECNKDYLKKEETVSSFVNKYRSTIHEVRNLRVNLNDFEQKKVIGKGKFGVVQVVQEKATGNVYALKTLRKSDTLSQKHVTFYEEERDILAKATSAWMTHLHYAFQDAQQLYLVMDFHPGGDLLSLLDRYDGSFSEEMTCFYLAEVTLAVHDLHSMGYVHRDIKPENILIDRCGHLKLADFGSAARLTSSGVVRSKMPVGTPDYIAPEVLQSLDGDINVPYGTECDMWSLGIVMYEMLYGFTPFKGDQVVTTYSNIMNYRETLKFDDKEKAVSETAKALMRGLLEEASHRLTHSGLLQHKFFLHINWNDLRNTAPPFVPIVNGLDDTSNFEEFENERRMPSMDAFRVPQTFTGKNLPFVGFTYNRQNPETEKTIHTSNTTAINISILDESLREPSQLEAQLKMQRKENHELKLQLQAMKDGEGERHLKLKDYKLKEAEMRVEYLEKERQRLEEENVKKEREAVNYKKDLANERADRTKTEREVIDLIKDMKKKWKADAAKKTEEYDVKINAYEGEVAYLKAQHQEVGSALLEREKEFQAVMLKNKELKKTIANMEKARLTQKKPEQCSGVCDAAKALQLELTEISSKLDEQKAKNHEAESRLLEAVNETRNLEKTLLERTKEEDEKRDLEKYIDNLTIKTTKLEEELEASTKKFQSLKEQEHQEKKKQIDYLKNQVHREKEECSRLRQQLQNVSCQLNESIASLSSLGSTHSLKEEEQEAKIKELEKELKVVTGDKVNLQSQLMIVKAKEGEHKAKISELELLLAKLDETVNQLEGKKHSTEACEDMYKARLECLETQLDGARSALSQEKEKVKKLTEDLKQFKQELSDCKLDLRVAEREAKSTQDTIAFLREKNREQRSQLGEKEAAIKMASEVEADYQKTIEKLEGEIKSREADIDKQKLEHQHACSKLEEKIKSLEEVKRSGEQHQRKLQEVHQQIDSLKLEKRGLESQIKLEEAAKVRVEQEKSSLKQEIAELQKKLQQSELTISQLKQVCTDQDEELSQMEAQADVIKQLSQEEARLNQEIEKLQADIRAARASANEEKSLKLFQEKKVKELEKQLREADAETDQQIVQINERLREAEEGKQVLRQQSQRDLAQQECAGHIEHIHTLKESNFKLTEGLEEAISKAELYKCRIEEVERTLADQRALQEDTRVKMQCTINQQTKLIDFLQSKMDNKKKKNLKDKLFGKENKENFGFSMPHQYRELEDMLAQERSTKRRLEEELAKARAALKGNTMDSRDTPRASRTPLLPRTPMPPPSPRLPQTPQTKRPAPIGGEKTPTPHHSASRQRMRHSIPHRWLTGLQMHGGRCAGCLGSIPFARSAAKCQECGTTAHIKCSQELPPTCGLPMQFAQHLSKDRTAHSPEKRPSSSNDPHYVLQGWLKMPRSEKSCWDSCYISLEKDAVLVYDCEPSSTTQPQARVSLNRPGCSTTVMSTVPRSELPSTSSVDLPYILKVEIRAKTAGGFSDMLYLMTTNFEEKQTWVTALESVVAQLSKEEGSGVADEEYIQADCLLALDQPSPLDINTIVFLGQATAVIGAAEGLYSFIVDDTGNLKSRSRIEGLTNVHQILLIQPAGVALFIAGKDNLVYQIDVGTLTTAAEAMQLTKPSISPVRVEPLQGCHLLASGTTKAGQTFMCAAASDRICILVWKDLEEKFSLCNQYSTQEPCSCLYFTQVSLIVGAEKFYEIDLKTFEIEEFLDESDASLAYAIYGSAQMSSFPVAIIQVIFMVLTYQGKHGEYLLCFHEFAVFVDPYGQRSREHDIKFTRLPIAIEYRSPFLYIIHQNAIEVVEICADSFTKSSPDSDSDSDASPPVRMASRNMPRPLFIGSAPTPEGIMVTCKSTDKLEVTQVQACFPEDMELNSTWGTLPSYSLKLDDKDTASIASSSSIGSPELVPSNKRVHFKHNSRTSSKVSKSEM; encoded by the exons ATGGAAGAGGCCAATGTGGAGCCAATCATCAAGCGCATCCGTCAGCTTCGCTCCCTTGTGTGCAGTGCAGGCCTAGAGGCAGGGCAGCATGGGGTTCTGGCGGGGCAGGAGGGGCTGCTGGATGCCCTGCTGGTGCTCTATGAGGAGTGCAACAAGGACTACCtgaaaaaggaggaaactgTATCATCTTTTGTCAATAAGT ATCGAAGCACCATTCATGAGGTGCGGAACTTGAGGGTGAACCTGAATGATTTTGAACAGAAGAAGGTCATTGGCAAGGGCAAGTTTGGCGTGGTGCAGGTAGTGCAGGAAAAGGCCACTGGGAATGTGTATGCCCTCAAGACACTACGCAAGTCTGACACCTTGTCCCAGAAACAT gtgacattttatgaagaagaaagagacattTTGGCAAAAGCAACGTCTGCTTGGATGACCCACCTGCATTATGCATTCCAG GATGCCCAGCAGCTGTACTTGGTGATGGATTTCCACCCTGGAGGTGACCTGCTGTCTTTGTTGGACCGTTATGATGGCAGCTTTTCTGAGGAAATGACCTGCTTCTACCTGGCTGAAGTCACTTTGGCTGTTCATGACTTGCACTCCATGGGATATGTTCACAG GGACATCAAACCAGAAAATATTCTCATTGACCGCTGTGGACACTTGAAGTTGGCGGACTTTGGCTCAGCAGCACGACTCACCTCCAGCGGCGTAGTGAGGAGCAAGATGCCTGTAGGAACCCCTGACTATATTGCTCCAGAAGTCCTACAGTCCTTGGATGGGGATATCAATGTTCCCTATGGT ACTGAGTGTGATATGTGGTCACTTGGTATTGTAATGTATGAAATGTTATATGGCTTCACACCTTTCAAAGGGGACCAAGTTGTTACCACCTACAGTAACATCATGAATTACCGT gAGACACTGAAGTTTGATGACAAGGAGAAGGCCGTTAGTGAGACGGCCAAGGCATTGATGCGAGGGCTGCTGGAAGAAGCCTCTCACCGTCTCACCCACTCTGGCCTGTTGCAACACAAGTTCTTCCTCCACATCAACTGGAATGACCTCAGGAACA CTGCACCTCCCTTTGTTCCCATTGTAAATGGCCTAGATGATACCAGCAACTTTGAGGAGTTTGAGAATGAACGGCGGATGCCTTCTATGGATGCTTTCCGTGTGCCTCAAACCTTTACTGGGAAGAACCTGCCATTTGTGGGCTTCACTTACAATAGACAGAATCCTGAGACTGAAAA AACAATTCACACAAGTAACACAACAGCCATCAACATTTCCATACTCGATGAATCATTGAGAGAACCTTCTCAGCTGGAGGCACAACTCAAGatgcagaggaaagaaaaccatGAACTAAAGCTGCAG CTTCAGGCGATGAAGGATGGAGAGGGTGAACGTCACCTGAAGTTGAAGGATTATAAATTGAAGGAGGCTGAGATGCGGGTGGAGTACCTGGAGAAAGAGCGCCAGCGCCTTGAGGAAGAAAAtgtcaagaaagagagagaagctgtT AACTACAAGAAGGACTTGGCCAACGAGCGAGCAGACCGCACAAAGACGGAGAGGGAGGTGATCGACTTGATCAAGGATatgaaaaagaagtggaaagcTGATGCAGCAAAGAAGACAGAGGAATATGATGTTAAAATCAAT GCTTATGAGGGGGAAGTAGCTTACTTGAAAGCTCAGCACCAGGAGGTTGGCAGTGccttgctggagagagagaaggagtttCAGGCAGTTATgctaaaaaataaggaactgaAGAAAACCATCGCAAATATG GAGAAAGCAAGACTGACCCAGAAGAAACCAGAGCAGTGCAGTGGGGTGTGTGATGCAGCCAAGGCATTGCAACTGGAACTGACAGAAATTTCATCAAAGCTTGATGAGCAAAAAGCCAAAAATCATGAGGCAGAGAGCAGGCTCCTTGAGGCTGTAAATGAAACCAGAAATCTGGAGAAAACTCTTCTGGAGAGaaccaaggaggaggatgagaagagagatcTAGAGAAATACATTGATAATTTGACCATCAAAACAACCAAATTGGAAGAAGAGTTAGAAGCCTCTACGAAGAAATTCCAGAGCTTGAAGGAACAG GAACatcaagagaagaagaaacaaattgATTACCTCAAGAATCAAGTACAccgagagaaagaggagtgttCACGTCTGCGTCAGCAGCTGCAG AATGTGTCCTGCCAGCTGAATGAATCAATAGCAAGCCTCTCAAGCTTGGGCTCCACCCACAGcctaaaagaagaggaacaggaggccAAGATAAAAGAACTGGAGAAAGAGTTAAAGGTTGTCACTGGTGACAAAGTGAACCTCCAGTCTCAGCTCATGATTGTCAAAGCCAAAGAAG GAGAACATAAGGCTAAGATATCAGAGTTGGAGCTTCTTCTTGCCAAACTGGATGAGACTGTCAATCAGTTGGAGGGTAAGAAACATTCCACTGAGGCCTGTGAGGATATGTACAAAGCAAGGCTGGAGTGCTTGGAGACCCAGCTTGATGGTGCCCGTTCAGCTCTTTcccaggagaaggaaaaagtgaaaaagctgacagaggatctaaaacAG TTTAAGCAGGAACTGTCAGATTGCAAACTTGATCTACGAGTTGCTGAACGTGAGGCAAAATCAACCCAAGATACAATAGCTTTCTTACGGGAGAAGAACAGAGAGCAGAGATCCCAGcttggagagaaggag GCTGCCATAAAGATGGCTTCTGAAGTGGAAGCTGATTACCAGAAAACCATTGAAAAGTTAGAGGGTGAAATCAAATCCAGAGAGGCAGATATTGATAAGCAGAAGCTGGAGCATCAG CATGCATGTTCCAAGCttgaggaaaagatcaagagcCTGGAGGAAGTCAAGAGGAGTGGGGAGCAGCACCAACGTAAGCTCCAGGAGGTACACCAGCAGATAGACAGCCTGAAG CTTGAGAAGCGGGGTCTGGAATCTCAGATTAAGTTGGAAGAGGCAGCCAAGGTTCGGGTGGAGCAGGAAAAGTCTTCTCTTAAACAAGAAATTGCTGAGCTACAGAAAAAACTTCAACAGTCTGAACTG ACGATCTCCCAGCTGAAGCAAGTGTGCACAGACCAAGATGAGGAACTATCTCAGATGGAGGCTCAGGCTGATGTTATTAAGCAACTCTCACAGGAAGA AGCTCGGCTGAACCAGGAGATTGAGAAGCTTCAAGCTGATATCCGAGCTGCTAGGGCATCtgctaatgaagaaaaatctCTCAAGCTcttccaggaaaaaaaagtgaaagaactAGAAAAACAGTTGAGAGAAGCTGATGCTGAAACTGATCAACAAATTGTGCAGATCAATGAGCGGctgagggaagcagaggagggcAAGCAAGTGTTGCGGCAGCAG AGCCAGCGTGACCTTGCCCAGCAGGAGTGTGCCGGCCACATTGAGCACATCCACACCCTTAAGGAGTCTAACTTTAAGCTTACTGAAGGGCTGGAGGAGGCCATATCCAAGGCTGAGCTATACAAGTGCAG GATTGAGGAGGTAGAAAGGACTCTGGCAGACCAGCGAGCCTTGCAAGAAGACACCAGAGTAAAGATGCAATGCACCATCAACCAGCAAACCAAATTGATAGACTTCCTGCAGTCGAAAATggacaacaagaaaaagaag AATCTGAAGGACAAGTTGTTtggaaaggagaataaggagaacTTTGGTTTCTCAATGCCCCATCAGTACCGCGAACTGGAAGACATGCTTGCCCAGGAACGCTCCACCAAGAGACGTCTGGAGGAAGAGCTGGCCAAGGCTCGGGCAGCACTCAAAG GTAACACAATGGATAGCAGAGATACCCCAAGAGCTTCCCGCACACCATTACTTCCCCGCACCCCaatgcctcctccctcccctcgattaccccaaacaccccaaaccaAGAGACCAGCACCCATAGGGGGAGAGAAGACTCCCACCCCGCACCACAGTGCCTCAAGGCAACGCATGAGGCATAGCATCCCTCACAG GTGGCTGACAGGGTTGCAGATGCATGGCGGAAGGTGTGCTGGATGTCTGGGCAGCATCCCCTTTGCCCGTAGTGCTGCTAAGTGCCAAGAGTGTGGGACAACAGCACATATCAAATGCTCCCAGGAACTGCCACCCACTTGTGGACTCCCTATGCAATTTGCTCAACATCTTTCAAAAGATAGGACTGCACACTCCCCTGAGAAAAGACCAAGTTCTTCAAATGATCCTCACTATGTACTGCAGGGGTGGCTCAAGATGCCAAG ATCTGAGAAGTCATGCTGGGACAGTTGCTACATTTCTCTGGAAAAGGATGCTGTGTTGGTGTATGACTGTGAGCCATCTAGTACCACGCAGCCTCAGGCACGGGTCTCTCTCAACCGGCCAGGCTGCTCCACCACTGTCATGTCCACTGTGCCTCGTTCAGAGCTGCCCAGCACCAGCAGTGTGGATCTCCCATACATCTTGAAG GTTGAAATCCGTGCCAAGACTGCAGGGGGGTTCTCAGACATGCTGTACCTCATGACCACCAACTTTGAAGAGAAGCAGACCTGGGTGACCGCACTGGAGAGTGTAGTGGCTCAG CTTTCCAAGGAAGAAGGCAGTGGTGTTGCTGATGAAGAGTACATCCAGGCTGACTGTCTGCTGGCTCTGGACCAGCCCAGCCCTCTGGATATCAACACTATAGTTTTCCTTGGCCAGGCA ACAGCTGTAATTGGTGCAGCAGAGGGTCTCTACTCTTTCATTGTAGACGACACTGGGAACCTGAAATCTCGGTCTAGAATTGAGGGACTGACCAATGTCCATCAGATTCTGCTGATACAACCCGCTGGTGTTGCTCTCTTCATTGCTG GCAAGGACAACCTGGTGTACCAGATTGATGTAGGTACACTGACCACAGCAGCTGAGGCCATGCAGCTGACCAAGCCATCCATCAGTCCAGTGCGTGTTGAGCCTCTGCAGGGCTGCCACCTCTTGGCCTCAGGCACCACAAAAGCTGGACAGACTTTCATGTGTGCTGCGGCCTCAGACCGTATTTG CATACTGGTGTGGAAAGACTTGGAAGAAAAGTTTAGTTTGTGTAACCAGTACAGTACCCAGGAGCCATGCAGCTGCCTCTACTTCACCCAAGTCTCCCTCATTGTGGGTGCTGAGAAGTTTTATGAAATTGATCTCAAAACCTTTGAGATTGAAG AATTCTTGGACGAGTCAGATGCATCCCTGGCTTATGCCATCTATGGTTCAGCCCAGATGTCGTCTTTCCCTGTGGCCATCATTCAGGTAATTTTTATGGTGCTTACTTATCAag GCAAACATGGAGAGTATTTGCTGTGCTTCCATGAGTTTGCAGTGTTTGTTGATCCTTATGGCCAGCGGTCCAGAGAACATGACATCAAGTTCACTCGACTCCCTATTGCTATTG aataCCGCAGTCCCTTCTTATACATCATACACCAGAATGCCATAGAGGTTGTTGAGATTTGTGCAGACAGCTTTACTAAGTCTTCTCCTGACAGTGACTCAGATAGTGATGCCAGTCCTCCAGTAAGAATGGCTTCCAGAAACATGCCAAGACCTCTCTTCATAG GATCAGCCCCAACTCCAGAGGGTATCATGGTGACCTGCAAGAGCACAGACAAGCTAGAGGTGACCCAGGTGCAGGCCTGCTTTCCAGAGGATATGGAACTGAATTCTACTTGGGGAACTCTGCCATCCTACTCTCTAAAGTT GGATGACAAGGATACTGCTTCCattgccagcagcagcagtatagGTAGCCCTGAGCTAGTACCCTCCAACAAGAGAGTTCACTTCAAACACAACTCAAGGACTTCCAGTAAAGTTTCCAAATCAGAAATGTGA
- the LOC135089696 gene encoding biogenesis of lysosome-related organelles complex 1 subunit 4-like isoform X1 has product MEDKLQQNKLLEEMAKDYAPYFKVDTTSEKAQLDRELEAMLIRLEEYGSLLERTRSESRHTLDVLVPQIYSHYQSLQRTFQTIDQLEVLVGRVKEDLTKMEKAVSKAESQLGSTQGFTTVMKPFFFMSHQVQERPSSSQLTFEPPDIFKTEDYFVEDSETPISVSSRP; this is encoded by the exons ATGGAGGATAAACTACAGCAAAATAAGTTGTTGGAGGAAATGGCAAAAGACTACGCGCCCTACTTTAAAGTAGACACAACATCAGAG AAAGCCCAGCTGGACCGCGAACTGGAGGCAATGTTGATCCGTCTGGAGGAGTATGGAAGTTTACTGGAACGA ACCCGCAGTGAGAGTCGGCACACACTGGATGTCCTGGTTCCTCAAATCTATTCTCACTACCAG TCACTGCAGAGAACATTCCAGACCATTGACCAGCTGGAGGTACTGgtgggaagagtgaaggaagacttGACCAAGATGGAGAAGGCAGTGAGTAAAGCAGAAAGTCAGCTTGGGTCAACTCAAGGCTTCACCACAGTCATGAAGCCTTTCTTTTTT ATGTCTCACCAGGTTCAGGAGAggccatcatcatcacagctTACTTTTGAGCCTCCAGATATTTTTAAAACAGAAGATTATTTTGTGGAAGACTCAGAAACTCCTATCTCTGTATCTTCAAGACCAtaa
- the LOC135089696 gene encoding biogenesis of lysosome-related organelles complex 1 subunit 4-like isoform X2: protein MEDKLQQNKLLEEMAKDYAPYFKVDTTSETRSESRHTLDVLVPQIYSHYQSLQRTFQTIDQLEVLVGRVKEDLTKMEKAVSKAESQLGSTQGFTTVMKPFFFMSHQVQERPSSSQLTFEPPDIFKTEDYFVEDSETPISVSSRP, encoded by the exons ATGGAGGATAAACTACAGCAAAATAAGTTGTTGGAGGAAATGGCAAAAGACTACGCGCCCTACTTTAAAGTAGACACAACATCAGAG ACCCGCAGTGAGAGTCGGCACACACTGGATGTCCTGGTTCCTCAAATCTATTCTCACTACCAG TCACTGCAGAGAACATTCCAGACCATTGACCAGCTGGAGGTACTGgtgggaagagtgaaggaagacttGACCAAGATGGAGAAGGCAGTGAGTAAAGCAGAAAGTCAGCTTGGGTCAACTCAAGGCTTCACCACAGTCATGAAGCCTTTCTTTTTT ATGTCTCACCAGGTTCAGGAGAggccatcatcatcacagctTACTTTTGAGCCTCCAGATATTTTTAAAACAGAAGATTATTTTGTGGAAGACTCAGAAACTCCTATCTCTGTATCTTCAAGACCAtaa